From Panicum hallii strain FIL2 chromosome 2, PHallii_v3.1, whole genome shotgun sequence, a single genomic window includes:
- the LOC112880972 gene encoding angiomotin-like — protein sequence MGIASSLWLASRVTGGAALPSASPVAVARLAAAAGAVVVVRPATAAGAVVVAGPVAAGAAARLVPGAALEAEVEVAVVAAVAETAAAPQASPVAAAGDGAAMAEPGSYFAPTTLLSYGAWGPAPPQRIRRHGGASATCPPRGPCCFESWPPLAPSLCRRVSGLRG from the coding sequence ATGGGGATTGCCTCCTCCCTGTGGCTGGCGTCTCGGGTGACCGGCGGGGCAGCTCTACCATCGGCGTCTCCGGTGGCGGTGGCGAGGCTTGCGGCTGCTGctggggcggtggtggtggtgaggcCTGCTACTGCCGctggggcggtggtggtggcggggcctgttgctgctggggCTGCGGCCAGGCTGGTGCCTGGCGCTGCTCTGGAGGCTgaggtggaggtggcggtggtcgCTGCTGTGGCGGAAACCGCCGCAGCTCCTCAGGCCTCCCCTGTGGCTGCTGCTGGCGATGGGGCGGCGATGGCAGAGCCCGGGAGCTACTTTGCTCCCACGACTCTGTTGTCTTATGGcgcttgggggccggctcccccacaAAGGATCCGTCGCCACGGCGGAGCCTCCGCGACCTGTCCTCCTCGCGGTCCCTGCTGCTTCGAGAGCTGGCCGCCTCTAGCTCCTTCCCTCTGCCGGAGGGTGTCGGGGCTCCGTGGCTAG